One window of the Pyrus communis chromosome 17, drPyrComm1.1, whole genome shotgun sequence genome contains the following:
- the LOC137723812 gene encoding uncharacterized protein — MICDVKSYYSLLIYVGICFLWVCYAAGVGIPGSCTGNACMPEDTDAKSDKSNGEDKTRQFIPAGIHSVKARIKARIAGEMSKNKGRHNRASSCPVRSQLKRTESMHRLEPPPNLYPIAEMVLNENSPRIVHHGNEKSCATSNLASLSATSYERPISGNNDCCGDSCPLITRDRTVHDKVNENKKDHTFIEEKLDDDRMQDMFEKKLIHVKELDADVSLHHPKEYLEALDIINVNKELLVKILHDAGSPLAAHFHNQQAFIAKMGLTKSESFPIKLRHKHEFTGSPLKEESKSKNSSKTKKLAGSSSLKYAGERSIPSITEHNADGILKLNQTIADSSASGSSENLRNQGENQVAIKRFKDLRQKIKYVIKESRQERHMIAMDAILHKVPHGQKLTKEMEQEIINHSKDPAMNREAKDSPASSYDSDHSVSTIKKKQQHHMRRASSLNASLDKYCELYETSCNREAKCQTTSERLKLRNERVGSPLRSVPKTLGRIFSLPEIKSYNYQNEESSDVFSSGAPIRALVDGNASRRSSFDEQNSVHHSIGSENHMQLAAPVESEIKNLTGGGEFKAVSRDKMASTSVVNSEKSAPVDSIVNDIESLIEPFPISLPEFNVSLSEGAEIEVKPRDGIESLAKLEHDSLIDTPKPVHMDTEKIGSPMKHLRYEMTHVRVDERDMAEFNYVRDVLEQSGFSGNESLGTWHLDEQPVDPLMYGDTEGCLVHDPDCSGNEEGGKCDHYLLFDLINEVLMEIYGRSYNYCPMALSSLCHIPLMPAGHHVLKEVWALVSWNLSLIPEVDQSLDYALSRDLDKNDRWMNLQFDSECIGIELEDLIFDELLEEVLCV, encoded by the exons ATGATATGTGATGTAAAATCATATTACagtttattaatttatgttggaatttgttttctttgggtCTGCTACGCTGCAGGAGTTGGGATTCCGGGAAGCTGTACTGGAAATGCCTGTATGCCAGAAGACACTGATGCGAAGAGTGACAAATCTAAC GGTGAAGATAAGACGAGGCAGTTCATTCCAGCAGGCATACATTCCGTCAAGGCCCGAATAAAAGCACGGATTGCTGGAGAAATGTCAAAGAATAAGGGTAGGCATAACCGGGCTTCAAGCTGTCCTGTACGATCACAATTGAAACGAACAGAATCCATGCATCGTCTGGAACCACCACCTAACCTGTACCCGATTGCTGAAATGGTATTGAATGAGAATAGTCCTAGAATTGTTCACCACGGCAATGAAAAATCCTGTGCTACAAGCAATCTGGCATCACTGTCCGCGACATCATATGAACGACCAATTAGTGGCAATAATGATTGTTGTGGAGATAGTTGCCCACTAATCACTAGAGATCGTACCGTGCATGACAAGGTTAATGAGAATAAAAAAGATCACACATTTATTGAAGAAAAGCTGGATGATGACAGAATGCAAGATATGTTCGAGAAGAAGTTGATACACGTAAAAGAACTCGATGCAGATGTTTCCCTACATCATCCAAAGGAGTATTTGGAGGCGTTGGATATAATCAATGTGAACAAGGAGTTATTAGTAAAGATTTTACATGATGCCGGCTCTCCTTTAGCTGCGCACTTCCATAATCAGCAAGCTTTCATTGCTAAAATGGGTTTAACTAAGTCAGAGTCATTCCCTATCAAGCTCAGGCACAAGCATGAATTCACAGGGTCTCCCTTAAAAGAGGAAAGCAAGTCGAAAAACAGTAGCAAAACAAAGAAGTTAGCAGGGTCGTCTTCTTTGAAATATGCTGGTGAACGCTCAATTCCATCGATCACTGAGCACAATGCAGATGGGATTCTAAAGCTAAATCAAACAATTGCTGATAGTTCTGCTTCTGGTTCTTCCGAAAATTTGAGGAACCAAGGTGAGAATCAAGTGGCAATTAAACGGTTCAAGGATCTGagacaaaaaataaagtatGTAATCAAGGAGAGCAGACAAGAGAGACATATGATTGCCATGGATGCCATCCTTCACAAGGTTCCACATGGCCAAAAGCTTACTAAAGAAATGGAGCAAGAGATCATTAACCATTCGAAGGACCCTGCAATGAACAGAGAAGCTAAAGACAGTCCAGCAAGCAGTTATGATAGCGATCATTCGGTTTCTACCATCAAGAAAAAGCAACAGCACCACATGAGAAGAGCGTCATCACTCAATGCATCGCTAGATAAGTACTGTGAGTTGTACGAGACTAGTTGCAACAGAGAAGCCAAATGCCAAACAACATCCGAGAGATTGAAGTTGAGAAATGAAAGGGTAGGCTCACCATTACGTTCTGTTCCAAAAACGCTGGGGAGGATTTTTTCGTTACCTGAAATTAAATCATATAATTATCAGAACGAGGAATCTTCTGATGTGTTTTCTTCTGGAGCTCCAATTAGGGCTCTTGTGGATGGAAATGCAAGCAGAAGAAGTAGCTTTGATGAACAAAATAGTGTACACCATAGTATAGGTTCAGAAAATCATATGCAGCTCGCTGCGCCTGTagaaagtgagattaaaaatttAACTGGCGGTGGTGAATTCAAGGCAGTTTCCAGAGATAAGATGGCATCAACATCAGTTGTAAACAGTGAGAAAAGTGCTCCGGTGGATTCAATTGTTAACGATATTGAAAGCTTGATAGAACCATTTCCAATCTCTTTGCCCGAGTTCAACGTTTCCCTCTCTGAAG GAGCAGAAATTGAAGTAAAACCTCGAGATGGAATAGAAAGCTTGGCCAAGCTAGAGCATGATTCTCTTATTGATACACCTAAACCGGTTCACATGGATACGGAGAAGATAGGAAGTCCAATGAAGCACTTGAGGTACGAAATGACTCATGTCCGCGTTGATGAAAGAGACATGGCTGAATTCAATTATGTGCGAGATGTGTTGGAGCAATCCGGATTCAGTGGAAATGAGTCCCTCGGGACATGGCATTTGGATGAGCAGCCTGTTGATCCTTTGATGTATGGAGACACTGAAGGCTGCTTGGTGCATGATCCTGATTGTTCAGGAAACGAAGAAGGCGGGAAATGTGATCACTATCTTTTGTTTGATCTGATCAATGAGGTGCTGATGGAGATATATGGGAGATCATACAACTACTGTCCGATGGCGTTGTCTTCCTTATGTCACATTCCTCTAATGCCGGCAGGGCACCATGTTTTGAAGGAAGTTTGGGCCCTTGTGAGTTGGAACTTGAGCTTGATACCTGAGGTCGATCAATCACTGGATTATGCTCTGAGTCGAGACCTGGACAAGAACGACAGATGGATGAACCTCCAGTTTGATTCGGAGTGCATAGGGATTGAGCTGGAGGACTTAATTTTTGATGAACTTTTAGAGGAAGTTCTCTGTGTTTGA